One segment of Arcanobacterium phocae DNA contains the following:
- a CDS encoding PH domain-containing protein, protein MRNRLLVDTEFQPVDPAFAKVTFIRHIIWWILVGIGVGVAFYFAVDDVTSWFGIISLIVVGGIAVGAVWDIWLAVRRAKALGYVELDDELLVRKGIMFQSVTMVPYGRMQQVNLGSGPLLNAYGLASVQLITASAGSDASIPGLPLPEAERLREKLTRMGQAKLEGL, encoded by the coding sequence ATGCGTAACCGTTTATTAGTAGATACTGAATTTCAGCCGGTAGATCCGGCTTTCGCCAAGGTGACATTTATCCGCCATATTATTTGGTGGATATTGGTGGGAATCGGCGTAGGTGTGGCCTTTTATTTTGCTGTTGACGATGTGACCAGCTGGTTCGGCATTATTAGTTTAATCGTGGTTGGCGGTATCGCTGTAGGTGCTGTTTGGGACATATGGCTTGCGGTTCGCCGGGCTAAAGCACTGGGATATGTTGAACTCGATGATGAGCTTCTTGTTCGTAAAGGAATCATGTTCCAAAGTGTCACCATGGTTCCATATGGCCGGATGCAACAAGTGAATCTCGGTTCCGGACCGCTTTTGAACGCCTACGGTCTAGCATCGGTTCAACTGATTACGGCATCGGCCGGATCGGATGCTTCTATTCCAGGCTTGCCGTTACCCGAAGCCGAACGTTTGCGAGAAAAGCTGACGCGGATGGGTCAAGCGAAGCTGGAAGGCCTCTAA
- a CDS encoding DUF3180 domain-containing protein: protein MAANSDPDIQPTSWIFLSSIFIVAAITSFFVTDAWLSYGYAPVLIPIYTCVVPALVSVFVLWEAWKVRSYRMGKRPLNMLSAARIWLLAQATSRTGAVMAGVCAGITASYVGYLHSDVMVYQAIAVGTAGAVSVGMTVAGVIAELWCKNDDDDESVPPAAAA, encoded by the coding sequence ATGGCAGCTAATTCGGACCCAGATATTCAGCCGACCTCCTGGATCTTCCTCTCCAGTATTTTTATCGTTGCTGCCATAACCTCATTTTTCGTTACCGACGCCTGGCTGAGCTATGGTTATGCTCCGGTGCTGATTCCGATCTACACATGTGTTGTTCCGGCGCTCGTAAGCGTATTTGTGTTGTGGGAAGCATGGAAGGTGCGCTCCTATCGGATGGGGAAGCGACCCCTGAATATGCTCAGTGCGGCCCGAATTTGGTTGCTGGCGCAAGCGACTTCGCGTACCGGGGCTGTTATGGCTGGGGTTTGCGCCGGAATAACAGCTAGTTACGTTGGCTACCTTCATTCTGATGTGATGGTGTACCAGGCTATCGCCGTGGGAACTGCAGGTGCCGTATCGGTTGGCATGACGGTGGCCGGAGTCATCGCCGAATTGTGGTGCAAAAACGATGACGACGACGAATCGGTTCCACCGGCTGCAGCAGCTTAA
- the folK gene encoding 2-amino-4-hydroxy-6-hydroxymethyldihydropteridine diphosphokinase produces MALNDSIHLAGIRAYGTHGVLNHEHYEPQEFVVDVDLLVDTDRAAETDDIADTINYAELADTIVAQIEGEHCDLIETLAHRILNAIMSSRIVSAEVVVHKPNAPIGHQFSDVSVSIVREGPLFSEQLRTYVIAIGSNLDNPEEHVRQAIAELSDFGERVEDVSSLYRSAPQLDPGQDPQPDYINAVVSITSPTPPMAMLNFLNMVEEAHGRERNERWGARTLDLDIIDVSGVVSDYPVLVLPHPRAHERRFVLEPWLEIDPHAQLNGVRVSDLLPHVLDQRVSKVGFGDGS; encoded by the coding sequence ATGGCACTGAACGATTCGATACATCTGGCGGGGATTCGGGCTTACGGCACGCATGGGGTGCTGAATCATGAGCATTACGAACCGCAGGAATTCGTCGTCGACGTCGATCTGTTGGTGGACACCGATCGAGCCGCAGAAACTGACGACATTGCCGATACGATCAACTACGCGGAACTTGCCGATACGATTGTGGCTCAAATCGAAGGTGAGCACTGCGATTTGATTGAGACGTTAGCGCATCGGATTCTTAACGCTATTATGAGTTCGCGGATTGTCAGCGCGGAAGTTGTTGTCCATAAACCGAATGCCCCGATTGGTCACCAGTTTTCCGACGTCTCGGTATCGATTGTGCGCGAAGGTCCACTCTTTAGCGAGCAATTACGGACATACGTTATTGCGATTGGATCGAACTTGGATAATCCGGAAGAGCATGTTCGCCAAGCGATAGCAGAATTGTCAGACTTTGGCGAGCGCGTGGAAGATGTTTCCTCGCTTTACCGCAGTGCACCACAGTTAGATCCGGGGCAGGATCCACAACCAGACTATATTAATGCGGTTGTGTCGATCACCTCGCCCACCCCGCCGATGGCAATGTTGAACTTTTTGAACATGGTTGAAGAAGCACATGGCCGGGAGCGAAACGAACGGTGGGGAGCACGCACGCTCGATCTGGATATCATCGATGTCTCAGGCGTGGTGTCTGATTATCCGGTACTGGTTTTACCGCATCCGCGAGCACATGAACGTCGTTTTGTTTTGGAACCGTGGCTAGAGATTGATCCTCACGCGCAGCTAAACGGTGTGCGAGTGAGCGATCTGCTACCGCACGTATTAGACCAACGAGTGAGCAAGGTTGGGTTTGGTGATGGCAGCTAA
- the folP gene encoding dihydropteroate synthase produces MHIMGIVNVTPDSFSDGGKWESASEAIAHGIELMNQGATIIDVGGESTRPGARALEWDEEWGRIENVVRELSAQGQERGVVVSVDTYHARTAQLAVQAGATIVNDVTGGRGDSAMFATVAELGCDYILQHSRGTSQTMNALATYNDVATDVRDELVAARDRAVAAGIAPERIILDPGLGFAKMGDDDWQIVAGIEQFTSLGHRVLIGASRKRFIGRLVGDDVAERDLSTGIVSGYAEQHGVWAVRVHNVRASALVLATLNKIQQYTAK; encoded by the coding sequence ATGCACATCATGGGAATCGTTAATGTTACGCCGGATTCTTTTTCTGACGGTGGTAAGTGGGAAAGCGCCAGCGAAGCGATCGCCCATGGCATCGAGCTGATGAATCAGGGTGCGACGATCATCGATGTCGGCGGCGAATCGACTCGGCCGGGTGCGCGTGCATTGGAATGGGACGAAGAATGGGGACGCATAGAAAACGTCGTGAGAGAACTCAGCGCGCAAGGTCAAGAACGTGGAGTGGTGGTATCAGTTGATACCTACCATGCGCGCACAGCGCAGTTAGCGGTCCAAGCTGGTGCTACGATCGTCAACGATGTTACGGGTGGGCGCGGCGATTCGGCAATGTTTGCCACCGTGGCAGAATTGGGCTGTGATTATATTTTGCAGCACTCGCGTGGAACTTCCCAAACAATGAATGCTCTGGCTACCTATAACGATGTTGCCACTGATGTCCGTGACGAACTTGTTGCGGCTCGCGATCGGGCTGTCGCCGCCGGGATTGCGCCCGAGCGAATCATCCTCGATCCAGGTTTAGGATTTGCCAAAATGGGCGACGACGATTGGCAGATTGTCGCTGGAATAGAACAATTTACTTCCCTAGGACATCGGGTTCTGATCGGCGCATCACGGAAACGCTTTATTGGTCGCCTGGTTGGTGACGATGTAGCAGAACGTGACTTATCCACAGGCATTGTGTCCGGATATGCGGAACAACACGGGGTTTGGGCAGTACGTGTGCATAACGTACGAGCGTCGGCGCTAGTTCTTGCTACGCTGAATAAAATTCAGCAATACACGGCTAAATAA
- the folE gene encoding GTP cyclohydrolase I FolE, translated as MSEPAVHVGHYDEDAVVSAVRQLLIAVGEDPDRDGLQDTPARMGRAYKEIFAGLEKDPADVLNTTFDIHHEELVLVRDISMYSMCEHHLLPFHGVAHVGYIPSADGLVTGLSKLARLVDGFARRPQIQERLTSQIADAMMERLHAQGVIVVVEAEHLCMSMRGVQKPGSRTVTSAVRGILRDSATRAEAMSLIMAK; from the coding sequence ATGAGTGAGCCAGCCGTGCACGTGGGCCACTACGATGAGGATGCGGTAGTTTCCGCAGTTCGTCAGCTACTGATTGCAGTTGGGGAAGATCCAGATCGTGATGGACTACAGGACACTCCGGCGCGGATGGGACGAGCATATAAAGAAATATTTGCTGGTCTAGAAAAAGACCCCGCAGATGTTTTGAACACAACTTTCGATATTCATCATGAAGAGCTCGTATTGGTACGTGATATCTCCATGTATTCGATGTGTGAACATCATCTGTTGCCATTCCACGGAGTGGCGCACGTTGGTTACATTCCCAGCGCGGATGGGCTCGTCACCGGTTTATCGAAGCTTGCCCGTCTGGTTGACGGGTTTGCTCGCCGGCCCCAAATTCAAGAACGGCTCACCTCGCAAATTGCGGACGCGATGATGGAACGGTTACATGCGCAAGGTGTGATCGTCGTCGTCGAAGCAGAACATTTGTGTATGTCGATGCGCGGGGTGCAAAAACCTGGATCGCGAACTGTCACGTCAGCGGTGCGTGGGATATTACGCGACTCGGCAACTCGGGCTGAGGCAATGAGCCTCATCATGGCAAAGTGA
- the ftsH gene encoding ATP-dependent zinc metalloprotease FtsH — MSNPEKDTAQSENRRKLEEFNSNGRRARRGKKDQSSDSDKRKDPKSWRARWEEAKKLAENAEKHSTKKPDGKDDKKKRPFRSIVSYIAVVLLIGTGIFWFFAPGGFSPIKTSEGIQILEKSEIVKERIQVTDGSQVVQVWLAKEFTPHDLEGKKGSPTKKVQFQFVSAQADKVEDLVSHAKAKNGYNSVVPQQSFLGSLLTLVLPLLILFGLLMWMLPKIQQGSMGAFGRVKKDGLEEDRPDVTFADVAGADEAVEELQEIEEFIDHPDKFRKMGAKIPRGVLLYGPPGTGKTLLAKAVAGEAGVPFFHISASEFVEMFVGVGASRVRDLFTKAKKLAPAIIFVDEIDAVGRNRGQGMGGGNDEREQTLNQLLVEMDGFDERANVIVIAATNRPDVLDPALLRPGRFDRQIAVDAPDLKGRSAILKVHAEGKPLADGIELESIARRTPGFAGAELANLLNEAALLATRREHEAIQEDDLDEAIDRVIAGPQRRTHVMNADEKRMTAYHEGGHAVAAAALNHTDPVTKVTILPRGRALGYTMVMPTEDKYSVSRNELLDQLVYAMGGRVAEEIVFHDPSTGASNDIQKATDIARKMVMEYGMSAKVGSVRLVPDESDPMTRLGGGGQREYSDDLARVIDDEVHQLLETAHQEAWTLMMENRHVLDALAAALLEKETILEKELAEIFTKIVKTPARQQWLSSPNRPVSDLPPVPLPVVAPNEAQASDDASESNGTSAEHDAPAGENHE; from the coding sequence ATGAGCAACCCCGAAAAGGATACGGCGCAGTCAGAAAACCGACGTAAACTAGAGGAATTCAACTCTAATGGTCGGCGCGCTCGGCGCGGTAAAAAGGATCAGTCATCGGATTCTGACAAGCGTAAGGATCCAAAGAGCTGGCGTGCACGCTGGGAGGAAGCCAAGAAACTCGCGGAGAATGCGGAGAAGCACTCTACGAAAAAACCGGATGGTAAGGACGATAAGAAAAAGCGCCCGTTCCGGTCGATCGTCAGCTATATCGCCGTCGTTTTGCTGATCGGCACGGGCATTTTCTGGTTCTTCGCACCGGGTGGGTTCTCTCCTATCAAGACGTCTGAAGGAATTCAGATTCTCGAAAAGAGTGAGATAGTCAAGGAACGTATCCAGGTCACAGACGGTAGCCAGGTTGTTCAAGTGTGGCTAGCGAAGGAATTCACGCCGCATGATCTGGAAGGCAAGAAGGGCTCGCCTACAAAGAAAGTCCAGTTCCAGTTCGTCTCTGCGCAGGCAGACAAGGTGGAGGATCTAGTTTCTCACGCGAAAGCGAAGAACGGTTATAACTCGGTCGTTCCACAGCAGTCGTTTTTAGGGTCGCTACTGACGTTAGTGCTTCCGTTGCTGATTCTGTTTGGTCTGCTGATGTGGATGTTGCCGAAGATTCAGCAAGGTAGCATGGGTGCTTTCGGCCGTGTGAAGAAGGATGGCTTGGAAGAAGACCGGCCAGATGTGACGTTTGCGGATGTTGCTGGAGCTGATGAAGCAGTTGAAGAGCTCCAAGAAATCGAAGAGTTTATTGATCACCCGGATAAGTTCCGGAAGATGGGCGCGAAGATTCCGCGTGGTGTGTTGCTTTATGGCCCACCAGGAACCGGAAAGACTCTTCTAGCTAAAGCGGTTGCGGGTGAAGCCGGCGTGCCATTCTTTCATATTTCCGCATCTGAATTTGTGGAAATGTTTGTTGGTGTGGGTGCTTCACGCGTGCGGGATCTGTTCACGAAAGCAAAGAAGCTTGCTCCAGCTATCATTTTCGTTGATGAAATCGATGCGGTTGGTCGTAACCGCGGCCAAGGCATGGGCGGCGGCAACGATGAACGCGAGCAGACCCTCAACCAACTTTTGGTGGAGATGGATGGCTTCGACGAGCGTGCGAACGTCATCGTTATTGCGGCAACTAACCGGCCAGACGTTCTGGATCCAGCCTTGTTGCGTCCGGGACGTTTCGATCGTCAAATCGCGGTTGATGCACCGGATCTGAAAGGTCGCTCGGCGATCCTCAAGGTCCACGCGGAAGGCAAGCCGCTCGCTGACGGCATTGAACTCGAATCGATTGCCCGGCGTACCCCTGGTTTTGCCGGTGCGGAATTAGCCAACCTGCTCAACGAAGCTGCTTTGCTAGCTACGCGCCGAGAACATGAGGCGATTCAAGAAGACGATCTAGATGAAGCAATTGACCGTGTCATTGCTGGCCCGCAGCGTCGTACCCATGTGATGAACGCGGATGAAAAGCGAATGACTGCTTATCACGAAGGTGGACACGCGGTAGCTGCTGCTGCGTTGAACCATACTGATCCGGTTACTAAGGTAACTATTTTGCCGCGTGGACGCGCATTGGGTTACACCATGGTGATGCCGACTGAGGATAAGTATTCGGTGTCGCGCAACGAGCTTCTCGATCAGCTTGTCTATGCTATGGGTGGGCGAGTCGCTGAAGAGATCGTGTTCCATGATCCATCAACTGGGGCTTCGAACGATATTCAAAAGGCCACCGATATAGCTCGCAAGATGGTGATGGAGTACGGCATGTCTGCCAAGGTCGGTTCGGTTCGCTTAGTTCCAGACGAGTCAGATCCGATGACTCGCCTGGGCGGTGGCGGACAGCGCGAATACTCCGATGATCTTGCCCGTGTTATCGACGACGAAGTACATCAGCTCCTTGAAACAGCACACCAAGAAGCGTGGACGCTCATGATGGAAAATCGTCATGTGCTTGATGCGCTCGCGGCTGCCTTGCTGGAAAAGGAAACAATTCTGGAGAAGGAACTTGCGGAGATTTTCACGAAGATCGTGAAGACCCCAGCACGTCAGCAGTGGCTTTCTTCGCCAAACCGTCCAGTATCGGATCTGCCACCTGTTCCACTCCCAGTCGTTGCACCGAACGAAGCCCAGGCTTCTGACGACGCTTCGGAATCGAACGGCACTTCGGCTGAACATGACGCGCCCGCGGGAGAAAACCATGAGTGA
- the tilS gene encoding tRNA lysidine(34) synthetase TilS yields the protein MDCERIVTPPHHLVNVTRHAMSEAIAGLTHGAPLLLAVSGGSDSMAMAKTAAFIGPKHGVDLHAICVDHKIRPESAREAQYVAHTLGQWGVDVHIAEVDLAGNDGPEGNARVARYGAIAQQARLLGDSHPAPVFLGHTLNDQAETVMLGFGRGSGAKSIAGMPKTGQLPLHSDVPMVRPFLGLTRDQLRTVCNELGVTWVDDPSNELDGPWKCADGTSLRRSAVRHQILPQLQNVLGPGTVEAIGRTASMLQDDNQALEFYARAEYDRVCFSSEPVTIDCLILADVPQAVRRRVLKYALEESGVRGGELVYWHIARLDKLVTERKNNCGLDLPGVRAWRDSHQLRFEPGAQSRHRPHFQSNPVAQAPMEDT from the coding sequence ATGGATTGCGAGCGTATCGTGACGCCACCGCATCATCTTGTTAATGTCACTCGGCATGCAATGAGTGAGGCTATTGCTGGCCTGACACACGGAGCGCCACTTTTGCTGGCGGTTTCTGGTGGGTCGGACTCGATGGCGATGGCAAAAACAGCGGCGTTCATTGGCCCGAAACATGGTGTGGACCTGCATGCTATTTGTGTAGATCATAAGATTCGGCCAGAATCGGCTCGCGAGGCCCAGTATGTTGCGCACACGCTGGGGCAGTGGGGCGTCGACGTGCATATCGCTGAAGTCGATCTAGCCGGCAACGACGGTCCGGAAGGAAATGCGCGAGTAGCACGTTATGGCGCGATCGCGCAGCAGGCTCGGTTGCTGGGCGATTCACATCCGGCGCCGGTATTTTTGGGGCACACACTTAATGACCAAGCTGAAACAGTCATGCTGGGGTTCGGGCGTGGTTCTGGGGCAAAATCGATTGCCGGTATGCCTAAGACGGGGCAGTTGCCGTTGCATTCGGATGTTCCCATGGTGCGGCCGTTTCTGGGCTTAACTCGTGACCAGTTGCGTACTGTATGCAACGAGTTGGGGGTGACGTGGGTTGATGACCCGAGCAACGAGCTAGATGGTCCGTGGAAGTGTGCTGACGGAACTTCGTTGCGCCGATCTGCAGTACGGCATCAGATTTTGCCTCAACTACAAAATGTGCTTGGCCCGGGAACTGTTGAAGCAATTGGCCGGACGGCGTCGATGCTTCAAGACGATAACCAGGCGTTAGAGTTTTACGCCCGGGCGGAATATGATCGAGTGTGCTTCAGCAGCGAGCCGGTAACGATTGATTGTTTAATTTTGGCGGATGTTCCGCAGGCGGTTCGACGTCGGGTGCTCAAATACGCCCTGGAAGAAAGTGGCGTACGTGGCGGTGAACTAGTCTATTGGCATATCGCAAGACTTGATAAACTTGTAACAGAACGTAAGAACAACTGTGGGCTTGACTTGCCTGGAGTGCGAGCTTGGCGTGACTCTCATCAACTGAGATTTGAACCCGGTGCGCAATCCCGACATCGCCCGCATTTTCAATCTAATCCGGTCGCGCAAGCGCCGATGGAGGATACATGA
- a CDS encoding zinc-dependent metalloprotease: protein MVASVALLSRLFTGGGPSWQKGQAQIFVSDLREAAGRARVVVEDVSGLSVAPVPVRIVDRSVWANQAIASIKAMMDAQSGLLKLKDNQIGFATSVLSMKVLGQYDPYSINPSLYLVAPNIADFYDQSAVNQADVGLWVAVHEWTHVAQFQAAPWLAEYIGQRASVLVSADDDAVVDATLDEITAIMSLLEGHATYVMNNVSYDVLPCRSSLIDAMAKRRAAGGAMMKRLEKMLGLAKKAQQYSQGNEFVEAVVKQMGLDGFNRVWLSPQNAPTVEQLHNPAEWIASVS, encoded by the coding sequence ATGGTAGCAAGTGTGGCGCTCTTATCACGATTATTTACCGGCGGTGGGCCGTCATGGCAAAAAGGGCAGGCGCAGATATTTGTGTCAGATTTGCGGGAGGCGGCCGGGCGCGCGCGGGTAGTCGTGGAAGACGTGTCGGGGCTTTCGGTGGCGCCGGTACCTGTGCGTATCGTTGATCGTTCGGTGTGGGCGAATCAAGCTATCGCCTCGATTAAAGCGATGATGGATGCCCAATCTGGATTGCTAAAGCTAAAAGACAACCAGATTGGTTTCGCCACCTCAGTTTTGTCGATGAAAGTTCTGGGACAGTACGATCCCTATTCCATTAACCCAAGCTTGTATCTTGTTGCCCCAAATATTGCTGATTTTTATGACCAATCTGCGGTTAACCAAGCCGATGTGGGACTGTGGGTTGCGGTGCATGAGTGGACGCATGTGGCACAATTCCAGGCTGCGCCGTGGCTGGCAGAATATATCGGTCAGCGGGCCAGCGTGCTCGTATCTGCTGACGACGACGCCGTGGTTGACGCTACTTTGGATGAGATCACTGCAATTATGTCCCTCCTAGAGGGGCATGCCACATATGTTATGAACAATGTGTCTTACGACGTGTTGCCTTGCCGATCGTCACTTATTGATGCCATGGCGAAGCGGAGGGCAGCTGGCGGGGCTATGATGAAACGTCTTGAGAAGATGCTTGGGCTAGCGAAGAAGGCTCAGCAATATAGCCAAGGAAATGAGTTTGTTGAGGCGGTTGTAAAACAGATGGGGCTAGACGGATTCAACAGAGTGTGGCTATCACCGCAGAATGCTCCTACTGTAGAACAGTTGCACAATCCTGCCGAATGGATTGCGAGCGTATCGTGA